A part of Laspinema palackyanum D2c genomic DNA contains:
- the rplU gene encoding 50S ribosomal protein L21 — MTYAIIETGGKQLRVEPGRFYDIELLPVDAEESITLENLLLIQHEDQVHIGQPFVEGATLQATVMQHYRGRKVIVYKMKPKKKTRKKRGHRQEITRLMIDSISLNGAVLASAENNTPASSTPSTEAE, encoded by the coding sequence ATGACTTACGCAATTATCGAAACCGGCGGCAAACAACTGCGAGTAGAACCCGGTCGTTTCTACGACATCGAGTTACTTCCCGTAGATGCCGAAGAAAGCATTACCCTGGAAAATCTCTTACTGATTCAGCATGAGGATCAGGTTCATATCGGTCAACCCTTCGTAGAAGGTGCGACCCTCCAAGCGACCGTCATGCAGCATTACCGGGGTCGCAAGGTGATCGTCTATAAGATGAAACCCAAAAAGAAAACCCGCAAAAAGCGCGGACATCGCCAAGAAATCACTCGGCTGATGATCGACTCCATCAGCTTGAATGGGGCGGTGTTAGCATCGGCTGAAAATAACACTCCAGCCTCATCTACCCCCTCAACTGAGGCAGAATAA
- a CDS encoding fumarylacetoacetate hydrolase family protein produces MAQRYVRIQTPEGRIYYGLLQLSRGVQLLDAPPWLKGKPTERFLEPETYRILAPCVPSKIVAVGKNYADHAAEMGTPVPREPLLFLKPPTAVIADGDEIAYPPQSERVDYEGELALVIGERCVDCTPEEATGKIWGYTIANDVTARDLQKKDGQWTRGKGFDTFCPLGPWIVRELSPGAGLQTFVNDAPEPVQSSVIDNMVFPPDVLVSYISQVMTLLPGDVVLTGTPEGIGPLQVGDRVRVEIEGIGSLENTVRQRLTPSDL; encoded by the coding sequence ATGGCACAGCGCTACGTCCGAATCCAAACCCCAGAGGGACGGATTTACTATGGATTACTTCAATTGAGTAGAGGCGTTCAGTTGCTTGATGCGCCCCCCTGGTTAAAGGGAAAACCAACCGAACGATTCCTCGAACCCGAAACGTACAGGATCCTCGCGCCTTGCGTTCCGTCAAAAATTGTCGCCGTCGGCAAAAACTATGCAGATCATGCCGCTGAGATGGGAACGCCAGTTCCTAGAGAACCCCTACTCTTTTTGAAACCCCCAACTGCGGTGATTGCTGATGGAGACGAGATCGCCTATCCGCCTCAGTCTGAGCGGGTCGATTATGAGGGAGAATTGGCCCTTGTGATTGGAGAACGGTGCGTGGATTGTACGCCGGAGGAGGCAACGGGGAAAATTTGGGGATATACCATCGCCAATGATGTGACGGCGAGGGACTTACAAAAAAAAGATGGTCAATGGACCCGAGGCAAGGGATTTGATACCTTTTGTCCCTTGGGGCCTTGGATTGTTCGAGAACTCAGTCCTGGAGCGGGTTTACAGACTTTTGTGAATGATGCCCCCGAACCTGTGCAATCGAGCGTCATTGATAATATGGTGTTTCCCCCGGATGTCTTGGTTTCCTATATTTCTCAAGTGATGACCCTACTCCCAGGAGATGTGGTATTGACGGGAACCCCGGAAGGGATAGGGCCATTGCAGGTGGGCGATCGCGTCCGGGTGGAAATTGAAGGCATTGGCAGCTTAGAAAATACCGTCAGGCAACGTCTAACCCCATCGGATCTATAG
- the rpsF gene encoding 30S ribosomal protein S6: MRYIYETMYILRPDLGEELTDGAIAKYQGILQENGVTTVETQHRGKRRLAYEIGKHRDGIYIQMNYECDGSQVAPLERAMRLSEDVIRYLTIKQTVREVEAEEEVEATA, encoded by the coding sequence ATGCGGTATATTTACGAAACCATGTACATCCTGCGCCCCGACCTCGGAGAGGAACTCACCGATGGGGCGATCGCCAAATATCAAGGCATCTTACAAGAGAATGGGGTCACCACTGTGGAGACTCAACACCGGGGTAAGCGTCGCCTTGCTTATGAAATCGGCAAGCATCGCGATGGCATCTACATTCAAATGAACTATGAATGTGATGGCAGCCAAGTGGCCCCCTTAGAACGAGCCATGCGGTTGAGTGAAGACGTGATCCGCTATCTCACCATCAAGCAAACCGTTCGGGAAGTCGAGGCGGAAGAAGAGGTTGAGGCAACGGCTTAA